The window TCGTCGGCCACATCGGCAACCGCGAGCTCTCCGCCGTTGCCATCGGCCTCTCCGTCGTCTCCAACTTCTCCTTCGGCTTCCTCGTGAGTCCTCCCTCCAAATCCTCCATGCGCATCCATCGATGGGATTGAGAGATTGTAATTTgggcaatggcaatggcagcTCGGCATGGGGAGCGCGCTGGAGACGCTGTGCGGGCAGGCGTTCGGGGCGGGGCAGGTGGCCATGCTGGGCATCTACATGCAGCGCTCGTGGAtcatcctcgccgcctccgccgcgctgcTCTCGCCGCTCTACGTCTTCGCGGGGCCCATCCTGCGGCTGCTGGGGCAGGAGGagagcatcgccgccgccgcgggggagtTCACGGTGCGGATCATCCCGCAGATGTTCGCGCTCGCCATCAACTTCCCCACGCAGAAGTTCCTCCAGGCGCAGAGCAAGGTGACGGTGCTGGCCTGGATCGGCTTCGCGGCGCTCCTCGCCCACGTCGGCCTCCTCGCCCTCTTCGTCTCCGCGCTCGGCTGGggcatcgccggcgccgccgccgcgtacgACGTCTCCTCCTGGCTCACCGCGCTGGCGCAGGTGGCCTACGTCGTCGGCTGGTGCCGCGACGGCTGGACGGGCCTGTCCCGCAAGGCGTTCAACGAGCTCTGGGCCTTCGTCAAGCtctccctcgcctccgccgtcatgCTCTGCCTCGAGATATGGTACATGATGGTGCTCGTCGTCCTCACCGGTCACCTCGACGACGCCGAGATCGCCGTCGACTCCATATCTAtatggtactccctccttccctagaTATTTAACActgttaactttttaaaaaatgtttgaccgttcgttttatttaaaaacttttgtgatatgtgtaaaacaatatgtatacataaaagtatatttaacaataaatcaaatgatagaaaaagaattaacaattacttaaattttttgaataagacgaacaatattttaaaaaaagtcaacggcgtcaaacattttggaatGAAGGTAGTATAAAACACTACCATCAATGATTATGTTGCGATCGATATGAATGATAAATATACATATGTTTGATGCAGTATGAATATAAATGGATGGGAGGGGATGCTGTTCATAGGGCTGAACGCGGCGATCAGCGTGCGGGTGTCGAACGAGCTCGGGTCGGGGAGGCCGAGGGCGACGATGcacgcggtggtggtggtgctggtgcAGTCGCTGGCGTTCGGGCTGCTGGCGATGGTGCTCATCCTCGCCACGCGCAACCACTTCGCCGTCATCTTCACCGGAGACAGGCACCTGCAGAAGGCGGTGGCCAACATCGCCTACATGCTCGCCGTCACCATGGTGCTCAACAGCATCCAGCCCGTCATCTCAGGCAACCATTCACATCTCAGCACTTCatcatatactacctccatttcgaAATGTTTAACGCAGTTAACTTTttaagtacatgtttgaccgtttgttttattcaaaaaattttgttaaatatgtaaaattatatgcctacataaaaatatatttaacaatgaatcaaatgataggaaaagaattaataactatttaaaatttgttaataagacgaacgattaaacatgtgctaaaaagtcaatggtgtcaaacattttgaaacggaggaagtatataattGACTAACTAAATTCCGATGAACTGATCCTTGGAAGAATTCATTGTCTACTTCTTTTTAGGTgtggcggtcggcggcggatgGCAGGGAGTGGTGGCGTACATTAATCTGGCGTGTTACTACGGCTTCGGCCTCCCTCTCGGCTTCATATTTGGCTACCTCTTCAGATGGGGTGTGAAGGTAAAATTCAGTTCAGTTCAAAATCGTCTCACTACTACTACATAAATGAATCATGCAGTCGAgcatatatatttaattttcgTTTTCGAAAATTCTACGGAACTTGCAGGGCATTTGGGCTGGCATGTTGTGTGGGACGGCAATGCAGACGGCCATCCTCATGTACATGGTCTGCAAAACTGACTGGGAAGCAGAGGTGTTAATCACAGCAGCATTTTTATTCACGTTATATTCTTACTCGTAGTAGATAATAAACTCATCATAATTGCCATGTTTATGCTGGTTTTACTTCCTGCAGTCAGTGCAAGCGTTGGAGAGGGTTAGATTATGGGGAGGGCAGCCGGAGCACGAGAAGCTTCCGACGTCAGAGCCGGAGGAGACGATCATCTAGATAGACATGCCTCCAatttttcatttcatttttttttgctaccgCTGTTGCTGTTTAATTAGCTAGGAGGTTAGTTCATAGGTGAGAGTATCCATggaagagaaggggattgaggagtgagattttttttaggcTTTTGTGAATCGGCTAGCTTGCAGTCACACTGCGCATATGTGTAGGATTAGTGATAGGCCGCAACTAAGATGGTTAACTAATTAATCATTAGGCTCGATCAGTATGGTTTCTTGTACACTGTTAATTAGTCCGTTACTAGTCATACACTTGTGACAAATTCTGTACCGATTGCTCATTCTTTGCACTGGACGGTTCGACCTGAAAGTAGCAGTTCGATGATGTGCAGATTGATTTTCTAACGTCTGACCAATAAGAACGCCATCGGTGCTGGGAATGCATGCCATGGGCGTTGATGCCATCGGTGCTAGCATCATACTCCAGGCTCGCTCATGCAGCACGGCCGTGGATTCCCCACGAAATCAAATGAAATGGAGATGGATAAATGAACCAAGCTGAAATGTTGAAACAAtaagggcccgtttagttccccaaattaTTTTccccaaaacatcacatcgaatctttgtacacatacataaagtattaaatatagataaaaagaaaaactaattgcacagttatagAGGAAAtcgtgagacaaatcttttaagcctaattaatccgtgattagccataagtgctacagtaacccacatgtgctaatgatggcttaattagtctcaaaagattcgtcttgcagtttccaggcgagttctgaaattagttttttcatttgtgtctgAAACCCCTTCCatttgtgtccaaaaaccccttccgacatccagtcaaacgtttgatgtgacacccaaaaatttccttttccccaactaaacacaccctaagaatGAATAAAATGGAatgaagaaaaataatttattaataaTGTCAgacatgaagaaaaaaaagaaaaataaattgaataaaatggaatgaagaaaaataatttattaataaTGTCAgacatgaagaaaaaaaagaaaaataaattgttAATAATGTCAGACatgaagaaaaaatataatgTCAGAAGTGGGATTTGAACCCACGCCCTCGTTAGAGGACCAGAACTTGAGTCTGGCGCCTTAGACCACTCGGCCATCCTGACCGTCCTGTCGTTCTaacttttttagcttattaatCCATTTAAAATGTGGGAGTATTCACGATCTGACCGTCCATTACCCGTCACTCGCATCAACGGCCATGATCGAACATCAACCCTAGCCTCCCCCTCTACAAATCATTCCCTTCCTCGTTCCCTCTTCCAAACCCTAATCCCCCTCCAAAACCCTACACCCACCCCCTCAcctgcggcggctgcggcggcggcggagagcaaCATCGTCGAGTCGACGCCATGAGGCCACCGCGAGGTAAGCATCCGAAACCCTAGGATTACTCCCCGTGTTGGTCTTGCGCTCTCTCGGCTCGTTTTGAATCTTACGTGATATATGCTTTGGTTTCAGGGAGGGGAttcgggaggggagggagaggcgatggcggcggccgcagtggcggcggtgggaggggaTTCGGGAGGGGCGGGGAcagcggagggagaggaggccgtgggaggggaggtggcagGACGCCaaggggccgtggcggcggccgcggtggcgggAGGGGTGGCATGAAGGGCGGGAGCAAGGTGGTCGTGGTGCCGCACAAGCACAACGGCGTCTTCATCGCCAAGGCCAAGGAGGACGCGCTCTGCACCAAGAACATGGTCCCCGGCGAGTCCGTCTACGGAGAGAAGCGTATCTCAGTCCAGGTCCATTGCTGttaccttctcctcctctcattTTTTTGTTCCTCTTTTGTGCATCATTCGAGATATAAGCTATAGTGTTACATGTAGAAATTCTCTTTTGTGCACCATTCTCTACTGAGCTACTATAAGCTATCTTGTATATGTAGGAATCTGTAAGATAATGTTCTGTAGAAGTCTGTATGTTTTGTTGCATTGTAGTGTACCCTGCAAGTTATGCTTATTGCTGATGTTTCTGCGTGAACAGAATGAGGATGGAACTAAGGTTGAATACAGGGTGTGGAACCCCTTCCGTTCTAAGCTGGCTGCTGCTGTGCTTGGTGGTGTCGACAACATCTGgattgtaagtttttttttgttgttgaatCACTGTGCGCAGTAGCTTAGGCCGAAGTGCTAATGCATCAGTATGGTTGTCAGATCTTTAGTTTAGAAGAGCATCACGTGTTAATCGTTGTTTCATGATTTAGGCTCCTGGTACTCGTGTGTTATATCTCGGTGCTGCCTCAGGAACAACAGTGTCTCATGTGTCCGATATTGTTGGACCGGTGAGATGTCATTTGCTATCCTCATTTCTTATTCAGGCAACATATGCAATTTGCCTTTGCTAATTGTGTCATTTTGCAGACTGGTTTGGTCTACGCTGTTGAGTTCTCGCACAGGAGTGGTAGGGATCTTGTTAACATGGCCAAAAAGAGGACTAATGTGATCCCCATCATTGAGGATGCTAGGCACCCAGCAAGGTACCGGATGTTGGTTGGCATGGTTGATGTTATCTTCTCTGATGTTGCCCAGCCAGATCAGGTATACCTTTCTCACACTATGATTTCAGTACCATGAGATTGCCAGATTTATTATATGATTACCTGTATTTAATTAACCGTTTGCATTACTTGCATTCTTTGGCTTCTTCTGGGCTGCAAATGATGAGCTTACTCGGATTCCCCTTCAGGACATCAAATTGGATGATGCAAATTCGAGTTCCTGATGCGCTAACGCCCATTATCACCTGTTCTTTATGTGCTGCTTTCTTTAACCATCTTTGTTGTCAGCATGCATTGCTGCATGCAACCTTCTTTATAATTCCATCTCAATATTTGCAGTTTTCATATCTCTTAGCTGTTCGAATTCCATTTTGTGTTTAATTTCCATCTCAATGTGATTCAAACATGTTGAGTAGTAATCCCGTATTCTTCTGTAGTATAATAGAGTATATTGTGACAGGAAGCTGCATTCTTTCTATCGAACCACTTCATTCTTTCTATCGAACCACTTCTTTTATTTGACATATTTTTTGTACCCATCCTTTTGAAATTGGTTTTGAAGTGTTCACCTTCACCATGGTTATGGATTTCTTTTGGAGCATTTGGTGGCCTCAATGTCTTCTATTAATTTGTACACTTGTGTTGCTTTGTCTGGCTGTGTTACGCATCTGCAGATTTGCATGTTAGTGCCATCACTATTTACCTTGTCCGTCATTATTTAATGTTTTGATAGGGGCTTTAGCAAATGAGGAACTTACTCGGATTCCCCTTCAGGACATCAAATTGGATGATGCAAATTCGAGTTTCCAATGCGCCGTGCCTTCattgtttctttcctttgcGTTTATGGGTATTCTgaataaaatattttgactGTGCTAGCAATTTGCCTTATGCCTGTTTTATTCTCTCGTTAGTTGTAAAACCTTCAGTATCGAAGTTGATGCGTGCCTTATTGGTGGCCAATAGTCATGTTTTTGTCCATATTCATTTCCTTGGCATGATCTTGTTTATTTTCTTGACTACATCAGCTGTGGTAGGAATTTATAGGTTTCCTGGTATAGCGTTCTCTCCTAttgttattatgttttatgcCTCTTTGATAGTGCTAGTTAGGACCAGATTGTTATGTTTTTGCTTTGTAAGGAGTAATGAATACTGTGGAGATAAAAGTTTACGGTTCATATTTCTGTACTGAATAAACATACTTGCAGTAGTTTCTATAAGGTTGCTGCTCGAGTTAAGAGATAATTTGTATCCCATAAAATTACCTTTATGGAATCTTCCTTGGCATGTCCCTGTGTTAAAAATCGTGAAGGTTCTCACAGAATTCAGTTTTGAAACCGTTTGCAATTTTAATCTTCTACTACCCTGCAGGCTAGGATCTTAGCCCTCAACGCATCCTACTTCCTGAAGAATGGTGGGCATTTTGTCATTTCAATCAAGGTACTTTTGGTCTTTTTTTCTCGCTCCTGAAACCTGAAGTTAATCACGTTTATTGAGATTGCGGAGACAGAAGATGATAGCAGCATTGGACTGACAAACTGTTTGAACAGGCGAACTGTATCGACTCCACCATGCCAGCTGAGGCTGTGTTCGCTAGCGAGGTTGAGAAGCTGAAGGCGGATCAGTTCAAGCCGTCGGAGCAGGTGACCCTGGAGCCCTTCGAGCGTGACCATGCCTGCGTCGTTGGTGGCTACAGGATGCCCAAGAAGCAAAAGGGCACATCTTAATTTAAGGATACGGCCATCTGCGGTCAAAGCTCAAATGTACTAGTAGAACTTTTTATAAGCGTTAGCGTTTTTGCTTAAGCTATTTTAATTAGTTCATGCTGCTGCTGGTTTTACAGCAATCCATGTGTACCGCGAACAGAGAAGTTGAAATTGGTTGAATCGACGCTACCGATTAACTATCCTCTCGGCCAACTTAATTTCATATGGCACAATGTCATCACGAATCATCATGGATGTGCTACTAGCAAAAGCTTTGTATGTGCTGGTAGGTTTCACGCAATGGCAACTCCTACCACGGTATTTGATTTAATTTTCCGTTGGGCAACCATAAATGGATTAAAGTAGCAGCAAAACCTGCTGCTGTAAGTGGTTTAAGGGAGAGTGATAAAAAGAGGAATCATCAAGGAATAATCCAGGAGTATATTTTGAGTAATATATAGGAAAATGGTGCACGTGGAACTCTGTTGGGccgaaaagaaagagagaggctAGGCGGCCCATTGGACCAAAGGGAAAACCGCTCGCGGACGcagtggagaggagagagaaagaggcgGTTTCAGAagcgcagagagagagagagagagtagaaaaaTCTCCGCACGCAACGCCAATCCTTCCTTCCCCTTCTTctcgcgagagagagagagagagagagagagagagagagagtagttcAGTTCCCATTCTCGCCTGCTTTCCTCACTCGCGATCGCGACTCcccccctcctcgtcgccggtaaGGCCgatcttcctctcccctctgccGATCTGCGATTCCGGGTTTCTCCTCGCGTTTCTCGGCAACCGCTGGCGACTAGCTTTTTGGGAGTTGGGACGATCAGTTCTTAATCCCTATGTGATTGTTGTTGTGGTTGCGATTTCTTAATTCACCGTGCTGTTATTCGGGTAGCGATTTCTTCATCAGTCAAGTTTGATTAGTTGCTCTCTACTAGTAGGCTAGTAGCAAGTACTTAGACTTGGCAAGACTCGTATTATTACATCTACTGTGGTGTAATATAGGCTTGCTTCAGTTGGTGTATATACTTCAGTCGGGCTTCGATCACCCCAACAGTTTTATCCCTGTGTCTCTAGGTATAAGTGGCTCTGTCGTTAGTATGGCTAGTGAAATTCTGGTTAACAGTTGCTAGCTTCTTTGTCGAATTGTAAACACTTTCCATTATATGAGTTGCTTGTTTACCTACATCGATGGCTTGTTTGCTGCCTAGTCTCTTCTGTATATTATACACCTCACAGTTTGGAAATATAAGTAGCGATTAATTCTGTATTGTTTTAGTTGCTTGAATTCACATACTGTATGCCCATCTCGGAACTATTCGAGTACACCTGCCATgttgggctggtttggttttaTGCCCTACCAAAAGCTTGGGGGCGAGTTTTGTCACTACCAAAATttttggtagggtagagttAGAATGATTTGTTTGGATTGATGCCAAAATGTGACTGTGAGAAACAAATATGCGGGCGATGCCAAAATCTTGTTAGGGttcaattttgaaattttgatgggggtgtttggtttgctacccaCCAGATATCAAACCAAACTAGCACATTCTTTTGCCTTGTCCTTtgctttgagtttttttttctttctaataCTTGCCTTCGTAGGTTATCAAATCTAAAGACATCACCCCATCTAAATTAACTTTCTTGTTATATGGTCTTCAATAATGGAGTCTTCTGACTTTGATTACAGGAAGATGGAGCCTGATCAGAGTGGTGCTGAGCAGACTTCTCCACGTGGGAATGATTGGGAAGTTGTCCAACTTACTGCATCAACATATGCATCTGCACCTGGACCAAGAATGTCTGAGCCTTCTGATGAGGCTGAAGTCAAGGGATATGACACAAAAGGGGATGATTCAGCTGCAGCACTGTTGATGTCTGGTCATTTCTCGGTTTCACCGAGTGAGGTTGAGAGTCTCCTTAGGGGCACTGACGGCAAAGAGCACCAGAAGGAGCTTTCTGGCCAAGATGCAGTTTCTGCCGAAGGTGATGACGAAAAATTCCAGGACACCTGTGAGCATAAACTGAAGGATGACCTTCACTGGATTCCATCCTTTGACAAAGGGAAAAACCTTTCCCTGGTTGACATGGAGTTTGATAAAGCATTCCAAGGGATGGGTTTGGTTGGTGAGGAACCACTTGGGTTCTCATCATCTCGTTACAATCCAATTGATGCTAACAATGAGAAGAAAACTGAGGAGCCAACTGTGCAAAATGTGAACCGTGTCATTGATTCATCCAAGGTTGTTGCATCTAGTGAACAAAACAAACCTGATGATTCTGAATTTCCACACGAAGCTTCATGGAAGAAGCAACTCTTATCACTGTACAAGAATGTGAGGAAAAGCAACAAATTCTGGCCCATCGTTGTTGCTACTGCTTTGGTGGGAGTCACATGTTTTTGGAGGCGCTGGCAGAAGGGCAAGTTGCAGCATCAGCCGGTCAAATTGTATCCCAGCAGCAATGAGGTAATTGTGAATGAACATCtttgtttttaagaaaaaaaatgccttcctttttttcttttacaaaacGTGAGGGATTTTCCTATGGTCAACAAGTAGGTCGGTAGGAATGTAAGGACGGACTTGACCAGTAGCAGACATCTTTAGTTAGAATCAAACCATATGCATCCTCTTGCAGGACAGGGGCAGGCCTAGATATTTGATCGGGAAGTATGCTGTGGTTTTCCCCCCGACCAATATGAAGGTTTCTATTATCACAAGGATGTCTTATAGCACATACTGTAATATCCCTTTACACCTTAAGGGCTTGTTTGGGTAGGCCGAAATCATGGTCAACACATGTGGATCCTGTATTTGAGGCCCATCCAAACAAATGCTGTTCTGATAAGTATCTTAGGTTGTAATGCTAAGTGAGAAACACATGGTGAGGGACACCTTTTTTCAAGTAACTAGAGGATTCCCCTCGCATTGCAGCGTAAGCCAGAAAGTCTTCATAGTATATTACATTTGAAGGGAGCAAGTAACTGAAGGCATGAATGATGGTTGAGATTAAACTCAAAGAGAGATCCAGTGGCCTATGTTTTTTAGGTGATGTGGCTCAATG of the Oryza sativa Japonica Group chromosome 2, ASM3414082v1 genome contains:
- the LOC4331178 gene encoding protein DETOXIFICATION 35, which codes for MAYTEPLLLSARHTTQTSPRHHLLRSRHAAAAAADGRMVVAVQDDETGALVAAVGKGDEDDDDDDAVAGEEDEDEDDAPVVRTARGAWEVFAAESRRLWAIGAPIAFNVICLYGTNSTTQIFVGHIGNRELSAVAIGLSVVSNFSFGFLLGMGSALETLCGQAFGAGQVAMLGIYMQRSWIILAASAALLSPLYVFAGPILRLLGQEESIAAAAGEFTVRIIPQMFALAINFPTQKFLQAQSKVTVLAWIGFAALLAHVGLLALFVSALGWGIAGAAAAYDVSSWLTALAQVAYVVGWCRDGWTGLSRKAFNELWAFVKLSLASAVMLCLEIWYMMVLVVLTGHLDDAEIAVDSISICMNINGWEGMLFIGLNAAISVRVSNELGSGRPRATMHAVVVVLVQSLAFGLLAMVLILATRNHFAVIFTGDRHLQKAVANIAYMLAVTMVLNSIQPVISGVAVGGGWQGVVAYINLACYYGFGLPLGFIFGYLFRWGVKGIWAGMLCGTAMQTAILMYMVCKTDWEAESVQALERVRLWGGQPEHEKLPTSEPEETII
- the LOC4331181 gene encoding rRNA 2'-O-methyltransferase fibrillarin 2: MRPPRGRGFGRGGRGDGGGRSGGGGRGFGRGGDSGGRGGRGRGGGRTPRGRGGGRGGGRGGMKGGSKVVVVPHKHNGVFIAKAKEDALCTKNMVPGESVYGEKRISVQNEDGTKVEYRVWNPFRSKLAAAVLGGVDNIWIAPGTRVLYLGAASGTTVSHVSDIVGPTGLVYAVEFSHRSGRDLVNMAKKRTNVIPIIEDARHPARYRMLVGMVDVIFSDVAQPDQARILALNASYFLKNGGHFVISIKANCIDSTMPAEAVFASEVEKLKADQFKPSEQVTLEPFERDHACVVGGYRMPKKQKGTS
- the LOC4331182 gene encoding ATG8-interacting protein 1 isoform X1, with amino-acid sequence MEPDQSGAEQTSPRGNDWEVVQLTASTYASAPGPRMSEPSDEAEVKGYDTKGDDSAAALLMSGHFSVSPSEVESLLRGTDGKEHQKELSGQDAVSAEGDDEKFQDTCEHKLKDDLHWIPSFDKGKNLSLVDMEFDKAFQGMGLVGEEPLGFSSSRYNPIDANNEKKTEEPTVQNVNRVIDSSKVVASSEQNKPDDSEFPHEASWKKQLLSLYKNVRKSNKFWPIVVATALVGVTCFWRRWQKGKLQHQPVKLYPSSNEKINQAVGPLNRIKDILVANNHPAPAIHGHARLS
- the LOC4331182 gene encoding ATG8-interacting protein 1 isoform X2; its protein translation is MEPDQSGAEQTSPRGNDWEVVQLTASTYASAPGPRMSEPSDEAEVKGYDTKGDDSAAALLMSGHFSVSPSEVESLLRGTDGKEHQKELSGQDAVSAEGDDEKFQDTCEHKLKDDLHWIPSFDKGKNLSLVDMEFDKAFQGMGLVGEEPLGFSSSRYNPIDANNEKKTEEPTVQNVNRVIDSSKVVASSEQNKPDDSEFPHEASWKKQLLSLYKNVRKSNKFWPIVVATALVGVTCFWRRWQKGKLQHQPVKLYPSSNEASVGFSEN